Proteins from a single region of Thunnus albacares chromosome 14, fThuAlb1.1, whole genome shotgun sequence:
- the LOC122996548 gene encoding homeodomain-interacting protein kinase 2-like → MRKHRNRKRSSATSRKEEKKRAPVNSELQPNDVLRSSWSEYLLQHFMFDGFFSRVARCQDKNTKDTVALKIFKKRSNDSQEPNRELAMLKMIRGLDPLNVVRFCESFEHMGKMCLAFEMLDKNLHELLKERRGNPLSLQQIRSITEQLVSALGALKTVGVIHTNITPQNIMLVNQKETPFRVKLIDFSSAIKAAEVKRGLIMQPVAYRSPEVILGLPISEAADMWSLGGVLATLYLGSVPFPQRCQYYLMKTMVQTLGQPEDQILDDGTHTLLYFSQNQDSTKPAWRLKTADEHKAVTGFPPQNHRGSSTRFSSLDDL, encoded by the exons ATGCGAAAGCATAGAAATAGAAAACGGTCATCAGCGACCtcaagaaaagaggaaaagaaaagag CACCTGTTAACTCAGAGCTACAACCCAATGACGTGCTGAGAAGCAGTTGGAGTGAATACCTGCTTCAGCACTTCATGTTTGATGGGTTCTTCAGCAGAGTCGCTCGCTGTCAAGACAAAAACACCAAAGACACTGTGGCCCTCAAGATCTTCAAGAAGAGGAGCAATGACTCCCAGGAGCCCAACAGAGAG CTGGCCATGCTGAAAATGATCCGTGGTCTTGATCCGCTCAACGTCGTTCGATTCTGTGAGAGTTTCGAACACATGGGGAAGATGTGTCTTGCATTTGAAATGCTGGACAAGAATCTCCACGAGCTGCTGAAGGAGAGACGCGGCAACCCGCTCTCTCTTCAGCAAATCAGATCTATCACAGAACAG CTGGTCTCTGCACTCGGAGCTCTGAAGACTGTTGGTGTGATTCATACAAATATCACACCACAAAACATCATGCTGGTTAACCAAAAAGAAACTCCCTTCAGAGTCAAACTCATTGACTTTAGTTCAGCCATCAAAGCTGCTGAAGTCAAGCGAGGCCTCATCATGCAGCCTGTCGCATACAG gTCTCCTGAAGTGATTCTGGGTCTTCCCatctcagaggctgcagatatGTGGTCTCTGGGTGGTGTTCTGGCAACCCTGTACCTTGGCAGTGTGCCGTTCCCTCAGCGGTGCCAGTATTACCTG ATGAAGACTATGGTGCAGACACTGGGTCAGCCGGAGGACCAGATCCTAGATGATGGCACCCACACACTGCTCTATTTCAGCCAGAACCAGGACTCCACAAAGCCAGCATGGAGGCTAAAG aCGGCTGATGAGCACAAGGCTGTGACTGGCTTCCCACCCCAAAATCACAGAGGCAGCTCAACCAGGTTCAGCAGCCTGGATGACTTGTGA